From Homalodisca vitripennis isolate AUS2020 chromosome 1, UT_GWSS_2.1, whole genome shotgun sequence, the proteins below share one genomic window:
- the LOC124352708 gene encoding peptidyl-prolyl cis-trans isomerase FKBP62-like — MALCSENWSFGGGVCVKTVTSKGIIGERPKENATCEVIISVKNGGHLQCTESEYLKETFNGTVVVGNADCEVDRQVERCVRTMVPNEQCLLAISFKEFPTTVTLSIGLSTFSQFPDIFEWTREEKLAIARQHKQKGVQLFQAGRLCDSFLKFNKAVKLVITVGIEDSEASDLYVQVCNNMAWCHLKQGHTIHALTLCNKVLNVDPSNVKALLRRSEAYNRLNDVKLALLDLRQVRKLEPNNGVAKERLILLQHKLELENIKYANVIKRMFQ; from the coding sequence ATGGCATTATGTAGTGAGAATTGGAGTTTTGGAGGTGGAGTGTGTGTAAAAACTGTCACCTCTAAGGGCATCATTGGTGAACGGCCCAAAGAAAATGCTACATGTGAAGTAATAATAAGTGTGAAAAATGGAGGACATTTGCAGTGCACGGAATCTGAATATCTGAAAGAAACTTTTAATGGTACGGTTGTAGTGGGCAATGCTGATTGTGAGGTGGATAGGCAGGTAGAGAGATGTGTTCGGACTATGGTACCAAATGAACAGTGTTTGTTAGCTATTTCATTTAAAGAATTCCCGACTACTGTTACACTCAGCATTGGTCTTTCTACTTTTTCTCAGTTCCCAGACATATTTGAATGGACTAGAGAAGAGAAGTTAGCAATTGCCAGACAGCATAAACAAAAAGGTGTGCAATTGTTTCAGGCTGGTAGACTCTGCGACTCATTCCTCAAGTTCAACAAGGCAGTCAAGTTAGTTATTACAGTAGGAATTGAGGATTCTGAAGCGAGTGATTTATATGTACAAGTGTGTAATAATATGGCGTGGTGCCATTTGAAGCAAGGTCATACTATTCATGCCCTTACCCTATGCAATAAAGTATTGAACGTTGACCCTTCCAACGTGAAAGCTCTGTTGCGTAGGTCTGAAGCATACAATAGACTGAACGATGTAAAATTGGCCCTTTTAGATTTGAGACAAGTGCGAAAACTAGAACCCAACAATGGGGTGGCAAAAGAACGCCTGATattattacaacacaaattagaacttgaaaatattaaatatgctaaTGTTATCAAACGTATGTTTCAAtag